A single region of the Apodemus sylvaticus chromosome 7, mApoSyl1.1, whole genome shotgun sequence genome encodes:
- the Neil1 gene encoding endonuclease 8-like 1 has translation MPEGPELHLASHFVNETCKGLVFGGCVEKSSVSRNPEVPFESSAYHISALARGKELRLTLSPLPGSQPPQKPLSLVFRFGMSGSFQLVPAEALPRHAHLRFYTAPPAPRLALCFVDIRRFGHWDPGGEWQPGRGPCVLLEYERFRENVLRNLSDKAFDRPICEALLDQRFFNGIGNYLRAEILYRLKIPPFEKARTVLEALQQCRLSPELTLSQKIKAKLQNPDLLELCHLVPKEVVQLGGKGYGPERGEEDFAAFRAWLRCYGVPGMSSLRDRHGRTIWFQGDPGPLAPKGGRSRKKKTQETHLGTEDRKEDLPLSSKSISRTRRARKHSPKSIAQQSEGASLQQNQEIPTAPEKGKRRGRQASTGRCRRRPPKSKSDAQPKEAGESSVS, from the exons ATGCCAGAGGGCCCAGAGCTGCACCTGGCCAGCCACTTTGTGAATGAGACGTGTAAGGGGCTGGTATTTGGTGGGTGTGTGGAGAAGTCCTCTGTCAGCCGAAACCCGGAGGTGCCATTTGAGAGCAGTGCCTACCACATTTCAGCTTTAGCCCGAGGCAAGGAGCTGCGCTTGACGCTGAGCCCCCTGCCTGGGTCCCAGCCCCCTCAGAAGCCACTGTCTCTTGTCTTCCGCTTCGGTATGTCAGGATCCTTCCAGCTGGTACCCGCAGAGGCACTGCCGCGCCATGCCCACCTACGTTTTTACACGGCCCCGCCCGCCCCCCGGCTTGCCCTTTGCTTCGTAGACATCCGTCGCTTTGGCCACTGGGACCCCGGGGGTGAATGGCAACCAGGCCGTGGACCTTGTGTCTTGCTGGAGTATGAACGGTTCAG AGAGAACGTCCTTCGAAACCTATCGGACAAAGCCTTTGATCGGCCCATCTGCGAGGCCTTGTTGGACCAGAGGTTCTTCAATGGCATTGGCAACTATCTGCGGGCAGAGATCTTGTACCG GCTGAAGATCCCCCCTTTTGAGAAGGCCCGTACAGTTCTAGAGGCCCTGCAACAGTGCCGGCTG agcccagagctgaccctgagcCAGAAGATCAAGGCCAAACTTCAGAACCCAGATCTGCTGGAACTGTGTCACTTGGTGCCCAAGGAAGTGGTTCAGCTGG GGGGAAAAGGCTACGGGCCAGAGCGTGGAGAGGAGGATTTCGCTGCCTTTCGAGCCTGGCTTCGGTGCTATGGTGTGCCAGGCATGAGTTCCCTGCGAGACCGGCATGGTCGGACCATCTGGTTCCAG GGTGATCCCGGACCCTTGGCACCCAAAG GGGGCAGATCCcgaaaaaagaagacacaggaaaCGCATCTGGGGACTGAGGACAGAAAAGAG GACCTTCCACTTTCAAGCAAGTCCATTTCCAGGACACGGAGGGCCAGGAAGCACTCCCCTAAGAGTATAGCCCAACAGTCTGAAGGGGCCAGcctccaacaaaaccaggaaatcCCTACAGCCcctgagaaaggaaagagaagggggcgaCAGGCAAGCACAG GCCGCTGTCGCCGCAGACCCCCAAAGAGCAAGTCTGACGCCCAACCCAAGGAGGCTGGAGAAAGTTCAGTCTCATAG